GTAACCAAGAAGAAAATTGGCAAAAAAATCAGACTACCTCAGCTACGACGAAAGTGCTTCCGCCCACAAAAATAAAATCCCCTTTCTGGGCCGCTTTTTGTGCAGCCTCAAGCCCCAATGACACCGTTTTGAAAGATGTGCCGGCCAAACCCACTTCATTTGCCATAAGGGCGAGTTCGTCTTGATCGAGCCCCCTTGGCACAGAAGGTTTTACAAAATAATATTCGGCCTGTTTCGGAAATAGGGGCAAAATGGCATCAAGATCTTTATCGGCGACAAACCCCAATACCATATGCAGTTTTCTAAAGTCATTTTGGCCAATCTGTTCCAACACGGCGTTTATTCCTTCCCTATTATGTGCCGTATCGCAAACCACGGTTGGGTTGTTCTGTAAAACATGCCATCGCCCCATGAATTGTGTGTTCTCGATTACCTTTTTTAAACCGTTTGCCATGTTCTTCTCAGTAATCTCAAAGCCTTCCAGCATATTCAAACAGGCTACCACCGCTGCTTGGTTCTTCTTCTGGTAAGACCCCAACAAATCGGTTTCATATACCTGTATGGCCATTTGGTCGGCAAAAACAATGTCCGACTTCTTTTGGGCGGCCATCAACCTAAACACAGCTTCGGTCTCTGGTTGGGTTTCGCCAATTACAACAGGTACTCGCCTTTTGATGATACCTGCTTTCTCAAGTGCTATTTTCTCTAAGGTATTGCCCAAAAACTGCATATGGTCGTAACCTATGTTGGTAATTAGGGAAACCTCTGGCTTTATGATATTGGTAGAATCAAGCCTGCCGCCCAATCCCACTTCTATTATGGCAATATCAACCCCCTCATTGGCAAAGTTATCAAAGGCCATTCCCACGGTCATCTCAAAAAAAGAGAGCTTATTTTTGTCCAAAAAAGCCCTGTTCCGTTCTATAAACCGTATAACATCGCTTTTGGAAATGGGAGCCCCATTTATTTTGATTCGCTCTCTAAAGTCTTTTAAATGTGGTGAAGTGTAGAGTCCGACCTTGTACCCCGCTTCTTGCAAAACCGAGGCGAGCATATGGCTACAGGAGCCTTTTCCGTTGGTTCCTCCGACATGGATGCTCTTGAACTTTCTTTCTGGGGAGCCCAATTTTTCTGCGAAGGCCTTTATGTTGTCTAGTTTGGCATTGAGCGCAGAAGGCCCTTTTTGCTGGTACATAGGAAGCTGGGCAAACATCCACTCCACCGTTTTCTCGTAGGTCACTACTGCCCAAGTTTAAAATTCACGACCACAAAGCCTATTTGCTGTGCAGGTGCGTCAGAATCCAGATTCCACTTGTGGAGAAAAGCGGTCTTTTTGGCCGGCTCCAACAAACATGGTGCATTGTTTGTGGTGCCCTTTACACCAGGGGTTGCCTGAACCACCTTGCCTGTTCTGTCGACAACGATGCGCACCACCACCCGGCCCTCTTCATTACATTGTTGCTGTACTTTGCCCTTACTGACCAAAGAACGTCCGCTAAGGCCATAACCACCCGTGCCACTGCCACTACCGGGGGCACCATAATAAGTGGTAGCGTACGGGTCGCCATCGGGTTGCCCCTTGTCGCCCGGCCGGTCGTCATCGCCTTCGCTGCCAGAGGCGTTTCCGTCAGATTTGCCAATGCCCCCGATAAGGGCATCCAATTTTTTCTTCTTGGCTTCCTCTTGTTGCCGTCTGCGCTCTTCGGCCTCTAACCGTTCGCGCTCTTTACGTTCGGCCTCGGCCTTGGCTTTCTCTGCGGCCTCTTCCGCTTTTCGCTTGGCCTCGCGCTGTTGCTTGATCTTTATCGATTCTTCAGATTCTTGGGTCAGCACCTTTTCAGTGGGCTGTTCTTTTTCTGCGACCTCCCCCTCTTCGACTTCCGGTTTCTGGACCGGCTGTTCGACCTGTTCCTGAATTTCTTCGGGCGGATTGGGCGGTTCGGGTATCTCCCTGGGCTGGGATTGTATTTTTTGTTTTGGTTGTAGGTTGCCACTGCCGAAATCCATAGTTCCAAAATTTACGGCAATTCCGTTCTCAATGGGTGGATCTAAATAGGTAAGCCCTATATAAAAAAGCAATAGCAGTAGCAGGCTTAACAAAAAAGTGGTAAGCGCGAATGATTTTTTCTTGTGTCTCGTGTCTAAAAATGACATTACTTGGGCCGCACGGCCAAGATGACCTTGTAATTGTTGCGGTTTGCGATATCCATCACATTCACCGCTTCCCTAATGGCAACGCTTTCTTCTGCCCGTAGGATGATTGTTGGCTTTTCTTGGCCTTCAAGTGCTTTTTTTAATTCAATTTCAATGTATTCTCCGTTGATCTGCTCGTTGTTCACGTAGTATCTCAAATCCTTATCGATGGTAACCGAAACGTTCTGTGTATTGGTCGACTTGCCCTTGGCCTTTGGCAGTAAAAGATCTAGGGCATTGGGGGCGTTTGAGGTCAGCATAAAGAAAATCAGCAAAAGAAATACAATGTCTGTCATCGACGACATGCTGAACTCTGGACTGACCTTGTTTCTACCTTTCAGTTTCATATGGTGCTATTAAACGGGTTCGTTCAATAAATCTAAAAACTCGACCGCGTTGGCCTCCATCTTGTGTACCACCTTATCGGTTCGGTTCACCAAGTGGTTGTAGCCGATATAGGCAATAATGCCCACAATCAAACCGGCTACCGTAGTGGTCATGGCAGTATAGATACCAGAGGCCAATAGCCCCATTTCTGCCTGCCCGCCACTACTGGCCATTTGGTGAAATGCCAAAATCATGCCAATAACAGTCCCCAAGAAACCTATCATGGGTGCTGCACCGGCCACAGTAGCCAATATGCTCACGTTCTTTTCAAGCTTGTACACTTCCAGTGTGCCAGCGTTCTCTATGGCCACATTGATGTCTTCCAAGGGCTTTCCTATGCGCGAAATCCCTTTCTCCGTCAAACGGGCCACCGGTGAGTCGGTCTGTGCACAAAGTAATTTGGCCGCTTCAAGTTTGCCGCTCATCACATGGTCGCGAATCTGGTTCATGAAATTCTTGTCGATCTTTGAAGCCGCCTTGATGGCCAAAAGCCTTTCGAAATAAATGTACAAAGCCACGGCCAGCATAGCGAACAGCACAGAAATAATCACTATGCTCCCTGTACCGCCGTTAAAGATAAGATCGATAACTGACAGTGTTTTTTCTTCTGAAATGGATACGCCCAATTCAGCCCCTTCTTCCAAATCTTGAAATAATAGCATAAAAATCCCCAATTTTTGTTGCAATAATAACGGAGATTTTTTGAAATAAGTATGCCTAGAACATAAAATCGCGCATCAAAATGAATACGAGTGCCCCTGCGACAAATCCTACGAATGCCAACCAGGCAATTTTTCTCAGGTACCAAAAGAAATCGATTTTCTCCATTCCCATGGCCACCACACCGGCAGCTGAACCTATGATCAGCATACTTCCACCGGTACCGGCCGAATAGGCTATAAAGTGCCACAATGGATGGTCCGTCGGCTCAGAGAACATACCCATACTGGCGGCCACCAACGGCACATTGTCGATAACGGCCGATCCAATACCCAATAACATGACCACTATATCGGTCTGCGGAATGGCTTCGTTCAGGCTCTCGGCATAGTTGAATAGAATGCCCAGTGATTCCAATGCGGCTACCGCCAACAATATTCCCAAGAAAAACAGGATACTGGGGAGCTCTATCTTGGTCAAGGCCGTATGTACGGGGCTATGGTGCGAAGATTCGGCATGGCCTTCGTCAATGGCAGAACTGATACTGAACTTGGCATTACTGTATATCTCAGCAAAAGTCGCCACTATGGCCAATGAGAGCATCATGCCCACATAAGGGGGCAAATGTGTAATGGTCTTGAAGAAGGGCACAAAAACAATAGACCCCAGCCCCAAATACAGCATGGTAGGGCCAAATTTTGATTTTGGTGCCTCAGTTTCTTCAACATCTGCATCAATGTGCCCTCTAAACACTTTGAACCTACTGGCAATCAATGTAGGCACTACCGTGCAGAAGACAGCTGGCAAAAGCACCCGTTTTACCAAAGAGGCCGCCTCGACCTTCTCGGCAATCCAGAGCATTGTAGTCGTTACGTCACCGATGGGCGACCAAGCACCCCCTGCATTTGCATTGATAATAATAAGGCCTGCAAACCATAGGCGTGTTTCCCTATCCCTGATAACTTTTTGTAAAATGGTCACCAAAACAATGGTAGCGGTAAGGTTATCGATAATGGCTGATAATATAAAGGCCAAAATGGAAAATATCCATAACAGCTTTGTTTTGCTCCGTGTCTTTATATAGCCCTTAATGGTGGCAAAACCATCAAAATAATCAATTATTTCCACAATGGTCATGGCCCCTAACAAGAAGACCAAAATCTCAGCAGTCTTGCCCAAATGATGAAGCAATATTTCATCGATATGGGTGGGTTCCAGCTCTTTGAGCTGGGCGTTTACCTCAAACACATCGAGATGGGCAAGGGCAATTATGGCCCAAAGAATTGCCATCATCGCCAGTGCAGGAATCAGTTTATCAATTTTTAGATTGTGCTCTAGGGTAATGGCCAAATAGCCTGCAAGAAAAACAATTATGATTATGGTTTCCATGGTATAGTTGGTTTTATGGTAAAAGGTTGACCAAGTTCAACACGCCTAAAGATATTCAAAAAACTTTTTTGATCACAAGGCAAAAGGGGCTAAATAATCGATATGTTTTTTTTGCGCAATTCAAATTGGACAGAACTCTACATGGTTTTGCATAATTCTCATTTTTGCCCCTTTATCGATAAAAAAGATGCAGTGAAACCTTATATTTGCACTGTTATTTTGTTCATACTACAACTATCATGAATTTTACACTTTCCGAAGAACAATTGATGATACAGCAGGCCGCGCGCGATTTCGCGCAGACCGAATTGCTACCGGGTGTCATCGAACGCGACGAAAAACAAGAGTTCCCCAAAGAACAAGTAAGAAAAATGGGGGAACTGGGCTTTATGGGTATGATGGTCGACCCTAAATATGGCGGCAGTGGACTGGATACCCTCTCTTATGTATTGGTAATGGAAGAGCTTTCAAAAATCGATGCATCGGCCTCAGTAATCGTGTCGGTGAACAACTCATTGGTCTGCTGGGGATTGGAAGCCTTCGGAACAGAAGAACAAAAACAAAAATACCTCACCCGCCTGGCCACTGGCGAGGTAATCGGGGCATTCTGCCTCTCTGAACCTGAAGCGGGCAGTGATGCCACCTCACAAAAGACCACCGCTATTGACAAAGGCGACCATTATATCTTGAACGGCACCAAAAACTGGATCACCAATGGCGGATCGGCCGATATATATCTGGTCATGGCCCAGACCGATGTTGATAAAGGGCACAAGGGCATCAACGCCCTGATCGTGGAAAAGGGCATGGAGGGTTTTGAAATAGGCCCTAAAGAGAACAAATTGGGCATTCGCGGCAGTGACACCCATTCGTTGATCTTTAACGATGTAAAAGTGCCCAAAGAAAACCGGATCGGTGAAGATGGTTTCGGTTTCAAATTTGCCATGAAAACATTGGAAGGGGGCCGAATAGGTATTGCGGCACAAGCCTTGGGCATTGCTGCGGGCGCTTATGAGCTTTCCTTAAAATATTCAAAAGAACGCAAAGCGTTCGGCACCGAGATTGCCAACCACCAGGCCATTGCCTTTAAATTGGCCGATATGCAAACCAAAATTCAAGCGGCCCGCTACTTGGTCTACAAGGCCGCATGCGATAAAGACAATGGTGAAAATTATGGGCTCTCGAGTGCCATGGCCAAGTTGAATGCTTCAGAAGTGGCCATGCACACGACCGTTGAGGCGGTGCAGATACATGGTGGTAATGGGTATGTAAAAGAATATCACGTGGAACGGTTGATGCGCGATGCCAAGATCACACAGATCTATGAAGGCACTTCTGAAATTCAGAAAATCGTTATTTCAAGGAATATTCTGAGGGACTAAATAATCTTTAGACTTATGCAAGCTAATTCAAAGACTGAAAGTAGGATTAGACATAATTTTTAAACCAGCAGATTCAAAAAAGGGTGATGGCCAAACCAAAGTTAACAGCAATCACCCTTTCTTTTGATTTTCTACAATGTTATTCATTTTTTTATCTTCCTATTGTCGGTAACAACTACATTTTTTCGAGTACCAGTATAAATTAAAGGGTATACATAATAAAGGTTTTTACTTACCATGAGGTGCTCCGATTGCCCTTCGATATCCGTGACGAGATAAATCTTTCTCTTTAAACTGAGTTCGTTATGAATTTCCCAAAACGCCTTGCCTTTTGTGAAAATTTCTATTGTTCTCAGTTTGGAAGGGTTCAGTGCTTTTTTTTTCCTTATTTCGGCATTGGTATGATATTCTACCTCACCTTCTGGGGAAAGCCCTTTGAGATTGGGAATATCAAACTTAAAATAGTCAGTGTCAAAATTTGTATCCGCACTTGAAATCGCAAATCCGAAAGAAAGACTTTGTTCACAGGAGTATGATAGCAAAGGGGCATCCACATATAAGTAGAGGGTGTCATTTTGACCCTGCATATAAAAAGAGCAAATCAATGCTGTCAATGCGAAAAATTTAGATTTCATTAATTACAATTTTTGGTGTATTCCGTTTTTGCAGCATTTTCAACAAATTCTTTTTTACCTTGAAGGTATGCATTGTTGCCGATTGTGTTTTTATACTCATCTGTTTCCTCCAATCCTATCCATCCGATAAATTCCATCAACTCTTGCAAGGTAAAGTTATTGTATAAAAGGTTATTTTGCCCATTAACATTGGACAAAAAGTCATTATTGCTATCATTCAGCAACGGATGCAATGACATCAAATTCTGTACCATTTCATCCCTTAAGCCGGTTGTGTTAAACGAATTGTGATTCCATTGGGGATTGGATTGAGCATAATTTTTGTAAAGATTAATCATCAGGGCAGTCAGGCCAATATACGAATTGTAAATCACGTTGTTACTAATGAAAATAGGATAACCATCAGAATCGAAACCTGTTATTGCGCCCATCTCAACCAATCTGTCAAGGAGTTCGGCATGTATACTTTCATGAATCAACATTAGGGCTATCTCAATGTTGGAAGCACTGGCCACCGCCTCGGGATCTAATAATATATCATAAAGTCTAAAAGTTGTACCATTTGCAGAGCCTTTGGTGAAAGCATCTTCTCCACCAGGGGTTTGCGCAATCTTAAATCGTATGTTAGCAATTTTATCAGATGCGAACCGAGTGTTGATCACATTCTTAAAAAATGTATTTGATTGAGATTTTAGTTTATCATATACACACTTTACCTTCTGATTGGACAGCACGGATTTATCCAAAATAATTTGGTCATCGAAATCCACCTCTGCATCTTGGCTCATTGCAATCATAGCCTCTAATGCAAATGCCTTTTCAAATGAGGCATCTTCACATTGCACATTGTTCTGGATAAGATAGTCGCTTAATGCCTGAGCATGTGCAGGATTGGTAAACATATCCGTATAAGCTTCAGAAGCAATGTCTGGGCAAAGTCTATTTACAATACTTGAGAAATGGTTTAGATTAATGGTAACAGTTTGTCCTGGACCATTATCACAACCTGATTTACTACCAATATTACTTATGTCTCTTTTGCTAATGGGCGCTGTGGCCTCACAATTGGTATAATATTCAAAAGTGGTTGTAGTGCCATCTGACCATTTTATGACTATATTGATTCTAGTGGTACAAATATCGGGGCCAAGACTAAAGGCATTGCCATCTGGCGCGTGGTTGGCTGTAATGTTGAAAGTTGTAGCACTATAAAGGTGGTGGGTAACGGTCGGAGCAGTAGGATTATTGTTTCCCAACCAAACTATCCCCTGTGCCGAAGTCGAAACGGTTTCTTCATATTGGCTGCTTGAACCGGTATTCTGATAGGCCCCGGCTTGGTACGCCGTATAACTCTCCCAAAGACTTGAAAAACTAATCGATCCTGTGGGTATATCTGTTGAGGGGCCCCATAACTGATGCCAATCGGTTTGGATTAAGTCTGGATTTTCAATCGGTGAGCTAGAGGTTGAACCTATTGCAGAGCCGTCTTCGTTGCAATCGGGCATGCCCATGGCCAGCTTTCCTGATTTAAAATTTATGGCATTAAAAAAGCGGTCAAAATTATAAGTGTAATACTTACCCTGAAATTTTGCAAAGTCATAACCGCTTCCCCGATATGCCTCAAGGGCGTGAGGCGCCACGACATACCTCCTTATTTTCGGACTTAGAACATTGCCATTCTCATCTACTGGGACTATTAGATTGTAAAACTCATCATCTGATGCACCATCGACAAATATTGGAAAGGTATAGTTCTTATTACCAGTAGTACTTTCTTTAATCCATTTTATGATGTTCATATCTATGACCGCTTTTTTATAGGACAAACTTTTCGAAGCCCGTGTAGACTTTCCTGTGATATTTTCCAATACCTCTACAATATGGGGCACTTCTTCTACTTTCGTAGAACCCATTTCAATTCTTTGGGGTAGTTCTATGCTATCATTTTCAGGAGAATCGATACCTTCACCCCCTAATTAATCTGTTAGATTTTCATTGCTGCAGGAGAAAAGGACAAAAATAAATAGTAAGTATTTTAACTTAAAAACATAAGTTTTCATTTTATTTAATTAAAGTTTAATCCTGTTAAAAATATAAAATATTCTAAAAAAATATTCAATACAATAATTTTTATGAGTATGACCCTACAGCCGAAATATGCTACACTCATATATTTAGAAAAAAGCAATTCTTAAACAAAAAATCAATTTTTTCTATTGAGAAAATGGTAAAATACACCCCTTCTAATTCAGATATTGAATTTTTTTTAGCGGTTTGGTTCAAACATTGATTATTCCTTTTTGTTTGTTCGCCGAGGTTGAATTTTATTTATAGTTTAGGATGTTTTTCACGAAATATCCTAATCGATGAAACCAGAACAACAAGGACTCTATCTACCGGAATTTGAGCACGAAAACTGCGGCGCAGGATTCATCTGCAGCCTAAAGGGAAACCGCTCAAACGACATTATACACAAGGCACTCGAGATTCTCGACAAACTCGAGCACCGGGGAGCCGTCAGTGCTGATGGCAAAACTGGTGACGGTGCGGGCATTCTAATCGACATTCCGCATGATTTCTTCACAGATGTCTGTGATTTTAAATTACCTGAACCTGGTGATTATGCCGTGGCCAATGTCTTTCTTCCACAGAAAGAGAACCAACGTAACTATTGTATTGCCGAATTTGAAAAAAACATTAAAGAACAAGGGCTGGAATTGCTCGGTTGGCGTGATGTGCCCGTAAACAAATCCGTCCCGGGCCGAATCGCAGCAGAGACAGAGCCTTTCGTAAAACAAATATTCGTCGCAAAGGGAACGAGCAAAGATGCTTTCCAGTTCAACCTGAAGCTCTTTATTGCGCGGAAGAAAACAGAATATGCCATCATTGCATCAAAATTGTCTCAGTCGGGCTTTTTTTATGTACCAAGTCTTTCGACCAAGATTATTATTTTCAAGGGGCTTCTGATGCCGAATGACATCAGTCGCTATTACAAAGACCTGTTAGACCCCCGAGTGGTCACCAAGCTGGCATTGGTGCACCAACGGTTTTCAACAAATACCTTTCCCACGTGGGATTTGGCCCAGCCATTCCGCTATATGTGCCATAACGGCGAGATCAATACCCTACGGGGCAATGTGGCCCGTATGCGCTCACGCGAAGAACTGATGAAAAGCCCATGGTTCGGTGATGAAATAAAAGAAATCCTTCCCGTCGTATTACCGGGCAAATCAGATTCGGCGAGCATGGATATGGTCGTGGAAATGCTTTTGATGACAGGCCGTTCTCTGCCAGAGGTAATGATGATGTTGGTACCCGAGGCCTGGGAAAAAAACCCAGCGATGTCTGAGTCTAAAAGGGCCTTTTACGAATACAACTCTTGCCTGATGGAACCTTGGGACGGACCCGCTTCCATCCCCTTTACAGATGGCAACTACATTGGTGCCGTATTGGACCGGAACGGTCTACGCCCTTCACGTTATTCAGTTACCAAAAACGGGTATGTGATCATGTCTTCAGAGACCGGGGTGGTAGACCTCAAGCCAGAGGAAATTGAATTTCATGGCCGATTGGAGCCCGGAAAGATGTTCTTGGTCAACATGGAAGAGGGGCGTATAGTCAACGACGAGGAAATCAAGGAAAAAA
This portion of the Flagellimonas lutaonensis genome encodes:
- a CDS encoding bifunctional folylpolyglutamate synthase/dihydrofolate synthase, which translates into the protein MTYEKTVEWMFAQLPMYQQKGPSALNAKLDNIKAFAEKLGSPERKFKSIHVGGTNGKGSCSHMLASVLQEAGYKVGLYTSPHLKDFRERIKINGAPISKSDVIRFIERNRAFLDKNKLSFFEMTVGMAFDNFANEGVDIAIIEVGLGGRLDSTNIIKPEVSLITNIGYDHMQFLGNTLEKIALEKAGIIKRRVPVVIGETQPETEAVFRLMAAQKKSDIVFADQMAIQVYETDLLGSYQKKNQAAVVACLNMLEGFEITEKNMANGLKKVIENTQFMGRWHVLQNNPTVVCDTAHNREGINAVLEQIGQNDFRKLHMVLGFVADKDLDAILPLFPKQAEYYFVKPSVPRGLDQDELALMANEVGLAGTSFKTVSLGLEAAQKAAQKGDFIFVGGSTFVVAEVV
- a CDS encoding ExbD/TolR family protein yields the protein MKLKGRNKVSPEFSMSSMTDIVFLLLIFFMLTSNAPNALDLLLPKAKGKSTNTQNVSVTIDKDLRYYVNNEQINGEYIEIELKKALEGQEKPTIILRAEESVAIREAVNVMDIANRNNYKVILAVRPK
- a CDS encoding MotA/TolQ/ExbB proton channel family protein, with the protein product MLLFQDLEEGAELGVSISEEKTLSVIDLIFNGGTGSIVIISVLFAMLAVALYIYFERLLAIKAASKIDKNFMNQIRDHVMSGKLEAAKLLCAQTDSPVARLTEKGISRIGKPLEDINVAIENAGTLEVYKLEKNVSILATVAGAAPMIGFLGTVIGMILAFHQMASSGGQAEMGLLASGIYTAMTTTVAGLIVGIIAYIGYNHLVNRTDKVVHKMEANAVEFLDLLNEPV
- the nhaD gene encoding sodium:proton antiporter NhaD; amino-acid sequence: METIIIIVFLAGYLAITLEHNLKIDKLIPALAMMAILWAIIALAHLDVFEVNAQLKELEPTHIDEILLHHLGKTAEILVFLLGAMTIVEIIDYFDGFATIKGYIKTRSKTKLLWIFSILAFILSAIIDNLTATIVLVTILQKVIRDRETRLWFAGLIIINANAGGAWSPIGDVTTTMLWIAEKVEAASLVKRVLLPAVFCTVVPTLIASRFKVFRGHIDADVEETEAPKSKFGPTMLYLGLGSIVFVPFFKTITHLPPYVGMMLSLAIVATFAEIYSNAKFSISSAIDEGHAESSHHSPVHTALTKIELPSILFFLGILLAVAALESLGILFNYAESLNEAIPQTDIVVMLLGIGSAVIDNVPLVAASMGMFSEPTDHPLWHFIAYSAGTGGSMLIIGSAAGVVAMGMEKIDFFWYLRKIAWLAFVGFVAGALVFILMRDFMF
- a CDS encoding acyl-CoA dehydrogenase, with translation MNFTLSEEQLMIQQAARDFAQTELLPGVIERDEKQEFPKEQVRKMGELGFMGMMVDPKYGGSGLDTLSYVLVMEELSKIDASASVIVSVNNSLVCWGLEAFGTEEQKQKYLTRLATGEVIGAFCLSEPEAGSDATSQKTTAIDKGDHYILNGTKNWITNGGSADIYLVMAQTDVDKGHKGINALIVEKGMEGFEIGPKENKLGIRGSDTHSLIFNDVKVPKENRIGEDGFGFKFAMKTLEGGRIGIAAQALGIAAGAYELSLKYSKERKAFGTEIANHQAIAFKLADMQTKIQAARYLVYKAACDKDNGENYGLSSAMAKLNASEVAMHTTVEAVQIHGGNGYVKEYHVERLMRDAKITQIYEGTSEIQKIVISRNILRD